The following proteins are co-located in the Pseudomonas fluorescens genome:
- a CDS encoding tartrate dehydrogenase: MSKVFRIAAIAGDGIGKEVLPEGLRVLEQAAKTWQLDLSIEVLDWAHCDYYLEHGQMMPDDWFEQLKGFDAIYFGAVGWPDKVPDHISLWGSLLKFRRDFDQYVNIRPVRLFPGVPCPLAGRKPGDIDFVVIRENTEGEYSSVGGKMFEGTEHEFVLQESVFTRRGVDRILKFAFDLAQTRPRKRLTAATKSNGISISMPYWDERTALMATKYPEVTWDKQHIDILCARFVLQPDRFDVVVASNLFGDILSDLGPACAGTIGIAPSANLDPQRRFPSLFEPVHGSAPDIYGQNIANPIAMIWSGALMLDFLGNGDERYRAAHDGILQAIEEVIGQGPITPDLGGKGSTQDVGLAIAAKLR, encoded by the coding sequence ATGAGCAAGGTATTCAGAATTGCCGCGATTGCCGGCGATGGTATTGGCAAGGAAGTCCTGCCGGAAGGCTTGCGGGTGCTGGAGCAGGCCGCGAAGACATGGCAGCTGGATTTAAGCATCGAAGTGCTCGATTGGGCGCACTGCGATTACTACTTGGAACACGGTCAGATGATGCCCGACGACTGGTTCGAACAGCTCAAGGGTTTCGACGCGATCTATTTCGGCGCCGTGGGCTGGCCGGACAAAGTGCCGGACCACATTTCCCTTTGGGGCTCATTGCTCAAGTTCCGCCGCGACTTCGACCAGTACGTGAATATCCGCCCGGTTCGGCTGTTTCCAGGCGTACCGTGCCCATTGGCCGGGCGCAAACCGGGAGACATCGATTTTGTGGTGATCCGCGAGAACACCGAAGGTGAGTACTCCTCGGTTGGCGGCAAAATGTTCGAAGGCACCGAGCATGAGTTCGTGCTGCAAGAGTCGGTGTTCACCCGTCGCGGGGTGGACCGGATTCTGAAGTTCGCTTTCGACCTGGCACAGACCCGGCCGCGCAAACGGCTGACCGCAGCGACCAAATCCAACGGGATTTCCATCAGCATGCCGTACTGGGACGAGCGCACGGCGTTGATGGCCACGAAGTACCCAGAGGTGACTTGGGACAAGCAGCACATCGACATCCTGTGCGCACGGTTTGTGCTGCAGCCGGACCGGTTTGATGTGGTGGTGGCATCGAACCTGTTTGGCGACATTCTTTCCGACCTGGGGCCAGCCTGTGCCGGCACCATCGGAATCGCGCCTTCGGCCAATCTCGATCCGCAGCGGCGGTTTCCGTCGTTGTTTGAGCCCGTGCATGGCTCGGCACCGGATATCTACGGGCAGAACATTGCCAACCCGATTGCGATGATCTGGTCCGGCGCGCTGATGCTGGACTTCCTGGGTAACGGGGATGAACGTTATCGCGCGGCACACGACGGGATTCTGCAGGCGATCGAAGAGGTGATTGGGCAGGGGCCGATTACCCCGGACCTGGGCGGGAAGGGCTCGACTCAGGATGTGGGGCTGGCGATTGCGGCGAAGCTGCGCTAA
- the gabT gene encoding 4-aminobutyrate--2-oxoglutarate transaminase, whose protein sequence is MNSKVDETPHLLRQRDQFVPRGLVTAHPLVIDHAQGAELWDVDGKRYLDFVGGIGVLNIGHNHPKVVAAVQAQLQKVSHACFQVVAYTPYLDLAQRLCEMIGGKEAYKAAFFTSGAEAVENAVKIARAHTNRSAVIAFRGGFHGRTLLGTTLTGMSQPYKQNFGPFAPEVFHTPYPNAYRGVTSDMALAALDELLATQVAPERVAAIIIEPVQGDGGFLSAPVAFLKGLRALTEKHGIVLILDEIQTGFGRTGKWFGFQHAGIQPDLVTVAKSLAGGLPLSGVVGKAAIMDAPLPGGLGGTYGGNALSCAAALAVIDAFEEEHLLARAETLGERLRQGLLSLRSRHPQIGDVRGTGFMLAIELIKNDEARTPDADLNQRLIDEARKGGLLVIKCGVYRNVLRFLAPLVTTEAQVDEALQILQGALARVLN, encoded by the coding sequence ATGAATAGCAAAGTCGACGAAACCCCTCATTTGCTCCGCCAGCGCGATCAATTCGTGCCTCGTGGGCTGGTCACTGCTCACCCCTTGGTGATCGATCACGCCCAAGGTGCCGAGTTGTGGGATGTGGACGGCAAGCGCTACCTGGATTTCGTCGGCGGCATCGGCGTGCTGAACATCGGCCACAACCACCCGAAAGTGGTCGCGGCAGTGCAGGCGCAACTGCAGAAAGTCTCCCACGCCTGTTTCCAGGTGGTCGCCTACACACCTTATCTGGACCTGGCCCAGCGCCTGTGCGAAATGATCGGTGGCAAGGAGGCCTATAAAGCGGCGTTTTTCACTTCTGGGGCCGAGGCCGTGGAAAACGCAGTGAAGATTGCGCGTGCCCACACCAACCGTTCGGCTGTGATTGCCTTTCGTGGCGGTTTCCATGGGCGCACCTTGCTCGGTACGACGCTGACGGGGATGAGCCAGCCGTACAAACAGAATTTCGGGCCGTTCGCACCGGAGGTGTTCCATACACCCTATCCGAATGCCTATCGCGGCGTTACCAGTGACATGGCCCTCGCGGCACTCGACGAGTTGCTCGCCACCCAGGTGGCACCAGAGCGGGTCGCGGCGATCATTATTGAACCGGTGCAGGGCGACGGTGGTTTCCTGTCGGCGCCGGTGGCGTTCCTCAAAGGGCTGCGCGCGTTGACCGAAAAACACGGCATTGTGCTGATCCTCGATGAAATCCAGACTGGTTTCGGCCGCACGGGCAAGTGGTTCGGCTTCCAGCATGCTGGCATCCAGCCCGACCTGGTGACTGTGGCCAAGAGCCTGGCCGGCGGCTTGCCGTTGTCGGGTGTGGTCGGCAAGGCCGCGATCATGGACGCGCCGTTGCCCGGTGGCCTGGGCGGTACCTATGGCGGTAACGCCTTGTCTTGTGCGGCGGCTCTGGCGGTGATCGATGCCTTCGAGGAAGAACACTTGCTGGCGCGCGCTGAAACGCTGGGCGAGCGTTTGCGTCAGGGTTTGCTGAGCTTGCGCAGCCGTCATCCGCAAATCGGTGACGTGCGTGGCACCGGGTTCATGCTGGCCATCGAGCTGATCAAGAACGACGAGGCGCGCACACCAGACGCTGACCTCAATCAGCGGCTGATTGATGAAGCGCGCAAAGGTGGTTTGCTGGTGATCAAGTGCGGCGTGTACCGCAACGTATTGCGCTTCCTGGCGCCCCTGGTCACCACCGAGGCTCAGGTCGACGAAGCCTTGCAGATTCTTCAGGGCGCTTTGGCACGGGTCTTGAACTGA
- a CDS encoding aldo/keto reductase, which produces MHYIRLGNSGLQVSRLCLGTMNMGTPDWKPWIFDEKQSEPIVAHALDNGVNFIDLADFYSAGVGEEVVGRILKRVARREDIVVTTKVGYGTRHGINASGHSRKHILDSIDASLSRLGMDYVDVFMLHYFDVNTPVEETMAAMNDIVRAGKARYIGVSTMLTGQLAKILMACERNGWVKPINMQLQLNCAYREEEREMIPFCRDQGLGVSVFSPLARGLLTGEVQSTRNQTDFFTQQMYSDQASFDIAHSVQRVARARGVSNAQIAQAWVANHPGVDVMLVGADTTAQFDSALAALDTQLDAEELHELERNYTPCDVINDYTAGKRILREARPGLDRFNLIEAVA; this is translated from the coding sequence ATGCACTACATCCGTTTGGGCAACTCCGGCCTGCAAGTCTCGCGCCTGTGCCTGGGCACCATGAACATGGGCACCCCGGATTGGAAACCGTGGATCTTTGATGAGAAGCAAAGCGAGCCGATCGTCGCGCATGCTCTGGACAACGGCGTCAACTTCATCGACCTGGCTGACTTTTATTCGGCGGGCGTCGGTGAAGAAGTGGTTGGGCGCATCCTCAAGCGCGTGGCACGGCGTGAAGACATTGTGGTCACCACCAAAGTCGGTTACGGCACCCGCCATGGCATCAACGCCAGCGGCCACTCGCGCAAGCACATCCTGGACAGCATCGACGCGTCCCTCAGCCGGCTGGGCATGGATTACGTCGACGTGTTCATGTTGCATTACTTCGATGTGAACACGCCGGTCGAAGAAACCATGGCTGCGATGAACGACATTGTGCGTGCCGGCAAGGCGCGTTATATCGGCGTATCGACCATGCTCACCGGCCAGTTGGCCAAGATCCTCATGGCCTGCGAGCGCAATGGCTGGGTCAAGCCGATCAATATGCAGCTGCAATTGAACTGCGCCTACCGTGAAGAAGAGCGCGAGATGATCCCGTTCTGCCGCGACCAGGGCCTGGGTGTCTCGGTGTTCAGCCCGCTGGCCCGTGGCTTGCTCACCGGCGAAGTGCAGTCGACCCGCAACCAGACCGACTTCTTCACCCAGCAGATGTACAGCGACCAGGCGTCGTTCGACATTGCCCATTCGGTGCAACGCGTGGCACGCGCCCGCGGTGTATCGAATGCGCAGATCGCCCAGGCCTGGGTCGCCAATCATCCCGGTGTCGATGTGATGCTGGTAGGCGCCGACACCACCGCGCAATTTGACAGCGCACTCGCGGCCCTCGACACCCAGCTGGATGCCGAAGAGTTGCACGAACTGGAACGCAACTACACCCCGTGCGATGTGATCAACGACTACACCGCCGGCAAGCGCATCCTGCGCGAGGCCCGCCCAGGCCTGGACCGTTTCAACCTGATTGAGGCCGTGGCATGA
- the fae gene encoding formaldehyde-activating enzyme, translated as MKALDLYIGEGFEGPGVNAAHINILIGPRNGPAGQAFANSLASPSQGHCPFMVIAQPNIPVKPMTLYVNKAAIDSDLHGNATWGASQAGIAKAVLEALLDGTLPPEAEDEWAIVTANWVNPACDDLDAVYLNNYNACRTAIRAALTGTPYTAQLADVVNHISNPFYTPKA; from the coding sequence ATGAAAGCACTTGATCTGTACATCGGCGAAGGCTTCGAAGGCCCAGGCGTCAATGCTGCCCACATCAATATCCTGATCGGCCCACGCAATGGTCCTGCCGGCCAAGCGTTTGCCAACAGCCTCGCCTCTCCAAGCCAGGGCCATTGCCCGTTCATGGTGATTGCCCAGCCGAACATCCCGGTCAAACCCATGACTCTCTACGTCAACAAGGCCGCCATCGACAGTGACCTGCACGGTAATGCCACCTGGGGCGCGTCCCAGGCCGGGATCGCCAAGGCGGTGCTCGAAGCCTTGCTCGACGGTACGTTGCCGCCGGAAGCCGAAGACGAGTGGGCCATCGTTACCGCCAACTGGGTCAACCCGGCCTGCGATGACCTGGACGCCGTCTACCTGAATAACTACAACGCCTGCCGCACCGCGATCCGTGCCGCCTTGACCGGCACACCGTACACCGCGCAGTTGGCCGACGTGGTCAACCACATCAGCAACCCTTTCTACACGCCCAAGGCCTGA
- a CDS encoding NAD-dependent succinate-semialdehyde dehydrogenase — protein sequence MNPLIRTGNYIDGQWSSGGPTYPVLNPANGALIADVQRAGAQATDLAIHAANRALPAWRKLTAKERSQRLKRWSDLMLSHQKDLAQLLSLEQGKPLAEAMGEVVYAASFLEWFGEEAKRAYGDVIPSHKADARIIVTKEAIGVVAAITPWNFPLAMVTRKVGPALAAGCTMILKPSEETPLSAFALAVLAEQAGIPAGVFNIVSGDAVAIGGALQASSVVRKLSFTGSTRTGKLLMRQAADTLKKVSLELGGNAPFIVFDDADLEAAVKGAMASKFRNTGQTCVCVNRFFIQDGVYEAFTGKLAEAVSAMRVGSALDGETEQGPLINAAALAKVEAHVGDALEKGAKLLCGGRRHALGGTFFEPTVLTEAHGDMLIAQEETFGPVAACFRFKDEAEVLQRANDTPFGLSAYFYSRDIGRVWRMAEGLEAGMVGINEGIISTEVAPFGGIKESGLGREGSRYGLDDYLEIKYLLMGGL from the coding sequence ATGAACCCGCTGATCCGTACTGGCAACTACATAGATGGCCAATGGTCCAGCGGTGGACCGACCTACCCGGTGCTCAACCCGGCCAATGGCGCCTTGATTGCAGACGTCCAGCGCGCCGGCGCGCAAGCCACCGACCTGGCCATCCATGCCGCCAACCGGGCTTTGCCGGCCTGGCGCAAGCTCACCGCCAAGGAGCGCAGCCAGCGCCTCAAGCGCTGGAGCGACCTGATGCTCAGCCACCAGAAGGACCTGGCCCAACTGCTGAGCCTGGAACAGGGCAAACCCTTGGCCGAAGCGATGGGCGAAGTGGTCTATGCCGCGAGTTTTCTGGAGTGGTTCGGCGAAGAAGCCAAGCGCGCCTATGGCGACGTGATCCCGAGCCACAAAGCGGATGCACGCATCATCGTGACCAAGGAAGCGATTGGTGTGGTGGCGGCCATCACCCCGTGGAACTTCCCGCTGGCAATGGTCACCCGCAAAGTCGGTCCGGCGCTCGCGGCCGGTTGCACCATGATCCTTAAACCCTCGGAAGAAACCCCGCTGTCGGCATTTGCCCTCGCGGTGCTGGCTGAGCAGGCGGGCATTCCGGCGGGTGTGTTCAACATCGTCTCCGGTGACGCCGTGGCCATTGGCGGTGCCCTGCAAGCCTCCAGTGTGGTGCGCAAACTGTCATTCACCGGCTCCACCCGCACCGGCAAGCTGCTGATGCGCCAGGCCGCCGACACGTTGAAAAAAGTCTCGCTGGAACTGGGCGGCAACGCGCCATTCATTGTGTTCGACGATGCCGACCTGGAGGCCGCCGTCAAAGGTGCCATGGCGTCCAAGTTCCGCAACACCGGGCAGACCTGTGTGTGCGTCAACCGCTTCTTTATCCAGGACGGGGTGTACGAGGCCTTCACCGGCAAACTGGCAGAGGCGGTCAGCGCGATGCGCGTGGGCAGCGCGTTGGACGGCGAAACCGAACAAGGCCCGCTGATCAACGCGGCGGCACTGGCCAAGGTTGAAGCCCATGTCGGCGATGCGCTGGAGAAGGGCGCCAAACTGCTGTGCGGTGGTCGCCGCCATGCGTTGGGCGGCACTTTCTTCGAACCCACTGTCCTCACTGAAGCCCATGGCGATATGTTGATCGCCCAGGAAGAAACCTTTGGCCCGGTGGCGGCGTGCTTCCGTTTCAAGGATGAGGCCGAGGTGCTGCAGCGCGCCAATGACACGCCGTTTGGGTTGTCTGCGTACTTCTACAGTCGTGATATCGGCCGGGTGTGGCGCATGGCTGAGGGCCTGGAGGCCGGCATGGTGGGTATCAACGAAGGGATTATCTCTACTGAAGTCGCGCCGTTTGGCGGTATCAAGGAGTCCGGGCTGGGTCGTGAAGGTTCCAGGTATGGGCTGGATGATTATCTGGAGATCAAATACTTGTTGATGGGGGGCTTGTAA
- a CDS encoding LysR substrate-binding domain-containing protein codes for MRQLPALNMLRIFEEVARHRSFSQAAVGLNVTQGAVSRQIKQLEDYLGVALFIRTPQGLSLTEAGFALSPHLSDAFDHIERALQAVRVPNLRQRLRIVAPPTWATRWLSAHLRRFCERYPAINLSVTHQNSHDSLAEIDCRIRFGRESDPHCRSELLVMERHIAVASPELFSDGQPPNLQRFPLLHILHDGKRLKVWENWLAAMGRDDIDASQGLEFSTLDQVIHTALAGGGLAVIDRQMIERELANGSLLPITAVEVIGPYGYWLDVAADKQGLSKVRLFTEWLNRVSNP; via the coding sequence ATGCGCCAACTGCCCGCTCTCAACATGCTGCGCATCTTCGAAGAAGTCGCCCGCCACCGCAGCTTCAGCCAGGCTGCCGTGGGCCTTAACGTCACCCAAGGCGCCGTCAGCCGCCAGATCAAACAATTGGAAGACTACCTCGGCGTCGCCCTCTTCATCCGCACGCCCCAAGGCCTGTCCCTGACCGAAGCCGGCTTCGCCCTCTCCCCGCACCTGAGCGACGCCTTCGACCATATCGAGCGCGCCCTGCAAGCCGTGCGCGTACCCAACCTGCGCCAGCGCCTGCGCATCGTCGCGCCGCCGACCTGGGCCACGCGCTGGCTGTCGGCGCACTTACGACGCTTTTGCGAGCGCTATCCGGCTATCAACCTCAGCGTCACGCACCAGAACAGCCATGACAGCCTGGCAGAGATCGACTGCCGAATTCGCTTCGGCCGGGAATCAGACCCGCATTGCCGCAGCGAATTGCTGGTGATGGAACGCCACATCGCCGTGGCCAGCCCGGAGCTGTTCAGCGACGGCCAACCGCCCAACCTGCAGCGATTCCCATTGCTACACATCCTGCACGACGGCAAGCGCTTGAAGGTCTGGGAAAACTGGCTGGCTGCCATGGGCCGAGACGACATCGATGCGAGCCAGGGCCTGGAATTTAGCACCCTGGACCAAGTCATACACACCGCCCTGGCGGGCGGCGGCCTGGCCGTGATAGACCGGCAAATGATCGAGCGCGAACTGGCGAATGGCAGTTTATTGCCCATCACAGCGGTGGAAGTGATCGGCCCGTATGGTTATTGGCTGGACGTGGCAGCGGACAAGCAAGGCTTATCCAAGGTCCGATTGTTTACCGAGTGGTTGAACCGCGTGAGTAACCCTTGA
- a CDS encoding HAD family hydrolase has translation MGLTTYRALLIDCDEVLVDRDSGVWTALQPLLDSRGGQPQKEQVLAEYNTVVAALYPRFAELGFSGVLCFAHRQLAAGWGLQASWEEGMSFARSAGNWSLFEDAPGAMLYLRKFYRLLVRGDRDAEDRALLCERLGIALEDFISLAEDPEWLNHPALQAEPVLHVTRASVGAVGGADRCLIGRQRARQPTPCAADYCINSMADLVAQHQLSLRR, from the coding sequence ATGGGGCTGACAACGTATCGAGCGTTGCTGATTGATTGCGACGAAGTGCTGGTGGACCGGGATTCGGGCGTCTGGACGGCCTTGCAGCCGTTGCTCGACAGCCGTGGCGGCCAGCCGCAAAAAGAACAGGTGTTGGCCGAATACAATACGGTGGTGGCGGCGCTCTACCCACGCTTTGCTGAGCTAGGCTTCAGTGGTGTGCTGTGCTTTGCCCATCGCCAACTTGCGGCGGGCTGGGGCTTGCAGGCCAGTTGGGAGGAGGGCATGAGTTTTGCGCGTTCAGCCGGCAACTGGTCACTTTTCGAGGACGCGCCAGGCGCTATGCTGTACCTGCGCAAGTTCTACCGGTTGCTGGTACGCGGCGACCGCGATGCGGAAGATCGCGCCCTGTTATGTGAGCGCCTGGGAATCGCGCTGGAGGATTTCATCTCCCTGGCCGAAGACCCTGAATGGCTTAATCACCCAGCGCTGCAAGCAGAGCCTGTGCTGCATGTGACGCGAGCGTCTGTCGGCGCAGTCGGGGGGGCGGACCGCTGTTTGATTGGCCGTCAGCGTGCCAGACAGCCCACGCCGTGTGCGGCGGATTACTGCATCAACAGCATGGCGGATCTGGTGGCTCAGCATCAGCTGTCTTTACGGCGCTGA
- a CDS encoding ribonucleotide-diphosphate reductase subunit beta, producing the protein MLSWDEVDNEDTGAAVIKGANAGHASEANMDRLDGAGAAAALEARNVTANDSAAIVRAKAALDKLDVAEGLAELEGSAARVAVDEKRMINCRADLNQLVPFKYDWAWQKYLDGCANHWMPQEVNMTADIALWKNPEGLTDDERRIVMRNLGFFSTADSLVANNLVLAVYRLITNPECRQYILRQAFEEAIHTHAYQYCIESLAMDEGEIFNMYHEIPSVAKKAAWGLKYTRSISDPKFETGTVETDKELLRNLVAYYCVLEGIFFYCGFTQILSMGRRNKMTGVAEQFQYILRDESMHLNFGIDVINQIKIENPHLWDAEMKEEATQMILQGTQLEIEYARDTMPRGVLGMNAAMMEDYLKFIANRRLSQIGLKEEYPGTTNPFPWMSEIMDLKKEKNFFETRVIEYQTGGALSWD; encoded by the coding sequence ATGCTGAGTTGGGACGAAGTCGACAACGAAGACACCGGTGCAGCGGTGATCAAAGGCGCCAACGCCGGCCATGCCAGCGAAGCGAACATGGACCGTCTCGACGGTGCCGGCGCCGCTGCCGCCCTGGAAGCGCGCAACGTGACAGCCAACGACTCCGCCGCCATCGTGCGCGCCAAGGCCGCCCTGGACAAACTCGACGTCGCCGAAGGCCTCGCTGAGCTCGAAGGCTCCGCCGCCCGCGTCGCCGTTGACGAAAAGCGCATGATCAACTGCCGCGCCGACCTCAACCAACTCGTGCCCTTCAAGTACGACTGGGCCTGGCAGAAGTACCTCGACGGGTGCGCCAACCACTGGATGCCGCAAGAGGTCAACATGACCGCCGACATCGCGCTGTGGAAAAACCCCGAAGGCCTCACCGACGACGAACGCCGCATCGTCATGCGCAACCTCGGCTTCTTCTCCACCGCCGACTCCCTGGTCGCGAACAACCTGGTGCTGGCCGTGTACCGCCTGATCACCAACCCGGAGTGCCGCCAGTACATCCTGCGCCAGGCCTTCGAAGAAGCGATCCACACCCACGCCTACCAGTACTGCATCGAATCGCTGGCCATGGATGAAGGCGAGATCTTCAACATGTACCACGAGATCCCATCGGTGGCTAAAAAAGCCGCGTGGGGCCTGAAGTACACCCGTTCGATCTCCGATCCGAAGTTCGAAACCGGCACCGTCGAAACCGACAAAGAACTGCTGCGCAACCTGGTCGCCTACTACTGCGTCCTCGAAGGCATTTTCTTCTACTGCGGCTTCACCCAGATCCTGTCCATGGGCCGCCGCAACAAAATGACCGGTGTCGCCGAGCAGTTCCAGTACATCCTGCGCGACGAGTCGATGCACCTGAACTTCGGTATCGACGTGATCAACCAGATCAAAATCGAAAACCCACACTTGTGGGATGCCGAGATGAAGGAAGAAGCGACCCAGATGATCCTGCAAGGGACGCAGCTGGAGATCGAGTACGCACGCGACACCATGCCGCGCGGCGTGTTGGGTATGAATGCGGCGATGATGGAGGACTATTTGAAGTTCATCGCGAATCGTCGCCTGTCGCAGATTGGGTTGAAGGAAGAGTACCCAGGCACGACTAACCCGTTCCCGTGGATGAGCGAGATTATGGACTTGAAGAAAGAGAAGAATTTCTTTGAGACCCGTGTGATTGAGTACCAGACCGGCGGTGCATTAAGCTGGGACTGA
- a CDS encoding Lrp/AsnC family transcriptional regulator, which yields MEGLVKLDRIDISILVELQKDGRMTNVSLADAVGLSASPCLQRVKRLESAGYISSYKAHLNLAKITDSVTVFTEITLSDHKREDFAKFESNIRLVDEVLECHLISGGYDYLVRFMTRSIQHYQEVVESLLDKNIGISKYFSYIVIKSPVLKDGVPLRKLLRH from the coding sequence ATGGAAGGACTAGTGAAACTGGACCGGATTGACATCAGCATTCTGGTCGAGCTGCAAAAGGACGGCCGGATGACCAACGTCAGCCTCGCCGATGCCGTTGGCTTATCGGCCAGTCCCTGCCTTCAACGCGTCAAGCGGCTGGAGTCGGCCGGGTATATTTCCAGCTACAAGGCACACTTGAACCTGGCAAAGATTACCGATTCGGTCACGGTATTTACCGAGATCACCCTCAGCGATCACAAGCGGGAAGACTTCGCCAAGTTCGAGTCCAACATTCGTCTGGTGGATGAAGTGCTCGAATGCCATTTGATCAGCGGTGGCTACGATTACCTGGTGCGCTTCATGACGCGCAGCATTCAGCATTATCAGGAAGTGGTCGAAAGCCTGCTGGACAAGAACATCGGCATTTCCAAGTACTTCAGCTACATCGTCATCAAGTCGCCCGTGCTTAAAGACGGCGTCCCTCTGCGCAAACTGCTGCGGCACTGA
- a CDS encoding 2-hydroxyacid dehydrogenase produces the protein MALLYKADPVRGQHWQALFAEHAADIQWRAWPEIGAPDEIEYLAAWQAPDDLEQLLPNLKVLFALSAGVDQLDLDRLPAHLPVVRLLDPGITQGMCEYASWAVLSLHRDMLLYRQQQTARCWQAHLLQPAVSRRVGVMGLGTQAQQILATLKPLGFALSGWARSAHKVPGVDCYAGEQQLSAFLSQCDILLCVLPLTEQTQGILDAQLFAQLPRGAALINMGRGGHLVENDLLEALASGQLSGAVLDVLQQEPAPADHPFWGHPQIALTPHIAAMTQPQTAFGVLLENIRRHQRGEPMLGEVDRRQGY, from the coding sequence ATGGCCTTGCTCTACAAAGCTGACCCGGTGCGCGGCCAACACTGGCAGGCACTGTTTGCCGAACACGCAGCGGATATTCAGTGGCGCGCCTGGCCAGAGATCGGCGCCCCTGATGAGATCGAATACCTGGCCGCCTGGCAGGCCCCGGATGATCTCGAACAGCTGTTGCCCAATCTAAAAGTGTTGTTTGCCCTGTCGGCCGGGGTCGATCAACTGGACCTCGACCGCTTACCGGCGCACCTGCCGGTGGTGCGCCTGCTGGACCCGGGCATCACCCAAGGCATGTGCGAGTACGCCAGTTGGGCCGTGCTCAGCCTGCACCGGGATATGCTGCTTTACCGCCAGCAGCAGACAGCACGCTGCTGGCAGGCGCATTTACTGCAACCCGCGGTGAGCCGGCGTGTCGGCGTGATGGGGCTGGGCACCCAGGCGCAGCAAATTCTGGCCACCCTCAAGCCGCTCGGTTTTGCCTTGTCTGGCTGGGCCCGTAGTGCCCACAAAGTGCCAGGCGTGGACTGCTACGCCGGTGAACAGCAACTGTCCGCCTTCCTCAGCCAGTGCGATATTCTGCTGTGCGTGCTGCCGCTGACGGAACAGACCCAAGGCATTCTCGACGCGCAGTTATTCGCCCAACTGCCACGGGGCGCGGCCCTGATCAACATGGGCCGTGGCGGGCACCTGGTGGAAAACGACTTGCTTGAGGCGCTGGCCAGCGGGCAGCTCAGCGGCGCGGTGCTGGATGTGCTGCAGCAAGAGCCGGCACCGGCAGATCATCCTTTTTGGGGCCACCCGCAGATCGCACTGACACCGCATATTGCAGCGATGACCCAACCACAAACGGCTTTTGGGGTGTTGTTGGAAAATATCCGGCGCCACCAGCGCGGCGAGCCGATGCTGGGTGAGGTAGATCGGCGCCAAGGGTATTAA